In one Diabrotica virgifera virgifera chromosome 7, PGI_DIABVI_V3a genomic region, the following are encoded:
- the LOC126888584 gene encoding piggyBac transposable element-derived protein 4-like: MFRKGLSEDELRRLAEESDFSDSSMSESTFYDSDADPVYNENVTDGSSDSYSSEYESRRKKAKICKQTQNCKEFTAGSSSNQKEADTRRIEKAESANVSLEAVIDDVSRNKITAGPSCIQKEADTRRIEKAESANVSLEAVIDDVVSRNKITWSDVPNPDDLNKFELSFTSGINQEELAKLTDHKPIDFYLLFIDRQVQDLLVTETNKYAEQTIIAGIVNESITKHSLMSNWRPIDRKELLRFLALIIWMGLDRKPKLRNYWSNNLLYKNEVSKMCEISRSRFEILLHFFHISDNESCPPGNRLYKISPLVQILNEKFQKMCTPRESLCIDETMVPFRGRLSFLQYIPGKRHKYGVKLFKLCVADGYTYAVKVYGGKEMQPSEKSLASRVVMELMQPLLDTGRSLYTDNFYTSVDLAHDLNNRKTHLVGTLRSNRKHNPKAVVNAKLKRGDMKYLQSNTKVVIGKWKDKRDVLFLTTNDIPLMIDVQTKRGPVPKPSTIVDYNSAKSFIDVSDQKAAYNSPVRRSMKWYRKLAVELLTNTALVNSLVLYKSVTGKHLSITEFREQIVQSLLMPQTTSENSLTTSENSLTTLHTLDEKEKRGRC, from the exons ATGTTCCGTAAAGGACTATCGGAAGACGAACTTCGCAGACTTGCTGAGGAGAGTGACTTTAGTGATAGTAGTATGTCTGAAAGTACGTTTTATGATTCTGATGCCGATCCAGTGTACAATGAAAATGTTACTGATGGTTCTTCAGACTCATACAGTAGTGAATATGAGTCTCGTagaaaaaaagctaaaatttGCAAACAAACACAAAATTGCAAAGAATTTACTGCAGGTTCTAGTTCTAACCAAAAGGAGGCTGATACAAGAAGGATAG AAAAAGCTGAATCTGCAAACGTTAGCCTGGAAGCTGTTATTGACGATgtatcaagaaataaaataacTGCAGGTCCTAGTTGTATCCAAAAGGAGGCTGATACAAGAAGGATAG AAAAAGCTGAATCTGCAAACGTTAGCCTGGAAGCTGTTATTGACGATGTTgtatcaagaaataaaataacATGGAGCGATGTGCCAAATCCAGATGATCTCAATAAGTTCGAACTATCATTTACTTCAGGAATAAATCAGGAAGAACTCGCAAAACTTACAGACCACAAACCAATAGATTTCTACCTACTGTTTATCGACCGTCAAGTGCAAGATTTGTTGGTTACTGAAACTAATAAATACGCCGAACAAACCATAATCGCTGGTATTGTAAATGAGTCAATAACGAAACATTCGCTTATGAGTAACTGGAGACCAATTGACAGAAAAGAATTGCTTCGATTTTTGGCTCTCATTATTTGGATGGGGTTAGACAGAAAACCGAAACTCAGAAATTATTGGAGTAACAATTTACTTTACAAAAATGAAGTTTCTAAAATGTGTGAAATAAGTAGAAGTCGATTTGAAATATTATTACACTTCTTTCACATTTCAGATAACGAGAGCTGCCCACCTGGAAACAGACTCTACAAAATTTCTCCTCTTGTACAAATACTAAATGAAAAGTTTCAGAAAATGTGTACTCCTAGAGAATCGTTATGTATTGACGAAACTATGGTGCCATTTCGTGGTAGActtagttttttgcaatacattcCTGGAAAAAGACACAAATATGGAGTCAAATTGTTTAAACTTTGCGTCGCAGATGGATATACGTACGCCGTTAAAGTGTACGGTGGAAAAGAGATGCAACCATCTGAAAAGTCGTTAGCATCCAGAGTGGTGATGGAACTTATGCAACCGCTTCTAGATACAGGCAGAAGTTTATATACTGATAATTTTTATACGAGTGTTGACTTGGCTCATGATTTAAATAATAGGAAAACCCATTTAGTCGGAACATTACGTTCCAATAGGAAACATAATCCCAAAGCGGTAGTCAATGCAAAATTAAAAAGAGGTGACATGAAGTATCTACAGAGTAATACAAAAGTTGTTATCGGAAAATGGAAAGATAAACGGGACGTTTTGTTTTTAACGACCAATGATATTCCTTTGATGATAGATGTTCAAACAAAACGTGGACCTGTTCCCAAACCATCGACCATTGTTGACTATAATTCTGCAAAATCTTTTATCGATGTGTCGGATCAAAAGGCTGCATATAATTCCCCTGTTCGACGAAGTATGAAGTGGTATCGTAAATTGGCTGTGGAATTACTAACAAATACCGCACTTGTGAACTCTTTAGTTCTCTACAAATCTGTTACTGGCAAACATCTCTCAATTACTGAGTTCCGTGAACAGATTGTTCAAAGTCTTTTAATGCCTCAAACAACTTCTGAAAACTCTTTAACAACTTCTGAAAACTCTTTAACAACTCTGCATACGTTGGACGAGAAAGAGAAAAGGGGAAGGTGTTGA